A stretch of DNA from Arthrobacter jiangjiafuii:
GGAGCGTGCCTCCCGGCCGTCGGGTGCCTGGCCCCAGGCCACCGAGCCGGTGCCTGCAATAACAGCGATCCCGGCCGGGCTCTCGCCGGCCGCGAGGATCAGGCGGGTGTCGTGGATGACGTCAATGACCGCGCCCGGCACCTGCTCGGCGATCAGCGCGCGCAGGGCGGCGGCGTCGTCGTCCGTGTCAATCCCACCGGAACCGGCAATCACGCGCTCCACCGCCCCCGCTCCAAGCGCCGCGAAAATCTCTGCGAGGTTCGCTGCGGCCTGCGCCGGGCTCACGTTCTGGACGTTGGCGCTTCCGGCCACGGCCTCCGCGGCGGCAGTTCCGTGCTGCAGCAGCAGTCCGTGGGTTTTGGTGCCGCCGATATCCAGGCCGATGATGCGTCCGGAACCGGATCCGGGCTCCGCCTTGGGGGAAGTGTCCATATGACCCAGCCTACGTTCCTGTCCGGTCTGCTGCGCACTCGGGCGGAAACGGGCGGAACCAGTACCGGCAGCCGGTCAGGCGCGCTTGAGGATGCGGAACAGGGCGAAACCGCACAGCGCGGCGCAGGAGGCCGTGATGGCGGCGGAGAACCAGGTCACTGAGACGGCCAGCCCCCAAGCGGCGCCGGCAGCGCCGAGGCCCAGCACCGGGAGCGCACTGCCCAGATAGGTGATCACATAGACCGTGCTGATGATCTGGGCGTGCTGGGCCGCCTCCACGGAGGCAGCGACGTCGTTGAACACGGCCCGGAAGGCCATCCCCTGGCCAAAGCCGGCTGCCAGCGATGCCACCGCCAGGAGCGCGACGCTGGAGAGGGCGCCGGCAGCCGGAATCAGTGCCACGCCGGTCCCCATCAGCGCCAGCCCGGCCGGCACGACCCAGCGGCCGCGGATGCCCGTGAGCTGGCTGACGGCCGAGGCCGCCAGGGCCAGGGCGGCCAGCAGGCCGATCGCAGGGCGGGAGGAGGTACCGGCGATGCCGGCAAAGTAGGTGGGTGCAAGCGACAGGTAGAAGCCGAAGACGGCGAAGCTCAGGAACCCGGTGATGGAGGCCATCCAGAACTGGGACCGGGCGCGGTGCGAGACAGCCAGCCGGCGCGGGCGCAGGGCCTTGGAGGCGCGTCCCGGCGGCGGCAGGGAGATCGCCGGACGGGCCTTGAGCAGGCACAACGGAACCAGCAGGGCGGCCAGGACCACGGAGTGGATCAGGAACGGGGTCAAGGTGGGCGCCGGCAGAAGGGACAGCAGCCCGCCGATCACGGGTCCGGCGGCCACACCGCCGGCGGAGACCAGGAGGGTGAAGCGGGTGGCCCATTCCGGCCGGTGCGGCAGCAGTTCGCGCAGGGCCGCGGAGCTGGCGCCGGTGGCCAGCGCCACCGAGGCTCCCTGCAGGGCGCGGCCGGCGATCAGGGCCCCCATGCCCGTGGCGGTCCCGAACAATACGCCGCCGAGGAGGCTGACGACCCCGGCCAGGACCAGCGCCGCGCGCCGGCCGATGAAGTCGGACCAGTGGCCCACGAGGAGCAGCCCCGCAATGAGGACCATCACGTAGGCGGCAAAGGCAACGCTGACGCCAAAGTGGTTCATCCCCAGGCGGTCCCCCAGCAGCGGATACAGCGGGGTGGCCAGGTTGGCTCCGACCAGCAGGGTGGCCATGATGGCCAGGGTCAGCAGCAGCCGGGGCCTACGGTCCGGATCCCACTCACGACGCCCGGTCGGAGCGGGCCGCATCCGCAGTTCGCTGAGGACGGTCAATTCGTGTCCACTACTCTTTCCTGGTGCCGGTTTTGCTCTGCTGCGGATGTACCCACATGCAGATACTGATCAATTCCTCTATAGGATGAGGGCTACCGGGTCTTTTGAGGCGACAAAAGGACCAAAATTGAGCGTTTCGATCAATATTCTTCGTAACCGCTGAGAGGAGATGCGCGCAATGGGCAATCTGGACGCCCTGGACCTGAAGTTGCTGCTGGAGCTGGTACGCGATCCGCGGGCACAGATCGGCGAGTTGAGTGAAACGCTGGGCATCGCCCGCAACACCACGCAGAGCCATCTGAAGCACTTGGACCGGGCCGGGCTGGTCCGCCCGGGCG
This window harbors:
- a CDS encoding MFS transporter, which encodes MTVLSELRMRPAPTGRREWDPDRRPRLLLTLAIMATLLVGANLATPLYPLLGDRLGMNHFGVSVAFAAYVMVLIAGLLLVGHWSDFIGRRAALVLAGVVSLLGGVLFGTATGMGALIAGRALQGASVALATGASSAALRELLPHRPEWATRFTLLVSAGGVAAGPVIGGLLSLLPAPTLTPFLIHSVVLAALLVPLCLLKARPAISLPPPGRASKALRPRRLAVSHRARSQFWMASITGFLSFAVFGFYLSLAPTYFAGIAGTSSRPAIGLLAALALAASAVSQLTGIRGRWVVPAGLALMGTGVALIPAAGALSSVALLAVASLAAGFGQGMAFRAVFNDVAASVEAAQHAQIISTVYVITYLGSALPVLGLGAAGAAWGLAVSVTWFSAAITASCAALCGFALFRILKRA